The following are encoded together in the Bradyrhizobium algeriense genome:
- a CDS encoding ABC transporter substrate-binding protein, producing the protein MNAFRKAILAATCVGSLVTVAAPALAQTTLRAVMHSDLKILDPIWTTAYIVRNHGYMIYDTLLAQDEKGEIKPQMVEKYEAAADGKGYTFTLREGLLWHDGQPVTSEDCIASIKRWAAKDSLGQKMMTFVDSMTAVDAKTFTIKLKESTGLVLLGLSKPSSNVPFMMPKRVAETDPNKQIEDFTGSGPFVFVKDEWKPGDKTVYVKFDKYKPRAEPASGLAGGKVVKVDRVEWRAISDAQQAVNALQKGEIDYIEQPSHDLLGGLKKDTNIAIVEVPQIKAQYVFRPNHLHKPFDNPKVRQALWYAFNQEDFLMATIGDENYIKSCKALFVCDTAFGTTKGTDAILTSNAKKAQELLKEAGYDGTPVLLMHSTDLKVLTNLAPVAKSLMEKAGFKVDMQSMDWQTLVARRAKKDPPSAGGWNAFLTAWITADVMNPVSAAYVNSGCDKASFGWPCDPEMEKLRDEFARSTDLAKQKEIAEAVQKRNIEITAMIPVGEYITPIAVRKNVKGLLMAPVPVHWNIEVTK; encoded by the coding sequence ATGAACGCGTTCAGAAAAGCAATTCTTGCTGCGACTTGTGTCGGCAGCCTGGTGACTGTGGCAGCACCCGCGCTTGCCCAGACCACGTTGCGCGCCGTCATGCACTCGGATCTGAAGATCCTGGATCCAATCTGGACCACGGCCTATATCGTCCGCAACCACGGTTACATGATCTACGACACGCTGCTCGCGCAGGATGAAAAGGGCGAGATCAAGCCGCAGATGGTGGAGAAGTACGAAGCCGCGGCGGACGGCAAGGGCTACACCTTCACGCTGCGCGAGGGACTGCTATGGCATGACGGGCAACCGGTAACGTCGGAAGATTGCATTGCCTCGATCAAACGCTGGGCCGCGAAGGACTCCCTCGGCCAGAAGATGATGACGTTCGTCGACTCGATGACCGCTGTCGATGCCAAGACTTTCACCATCAAGCTCAAGGAATCGACAGGTCTCGTGCTGCTGGGCCTCTCGAAGCCCTCGTCGAACGTGCCGTTCATGATGCCCAAGCGTGTCGCCGAAACGGACCCCAACAAACAGATCGAGGATTTTACGGGATCGGGACCCTTCGTCTTCGTCAAGGATGAGTGGAAACCCGGCGACAAGACCGTCTACGTCAAGTTCGACAAGTACAAGCCGCGCGCCGAGCCGGCCTCCGGTCTTGCCGGCGGCAAGGTTGTCAAGGTGGATCGCGTCGAGTGGCGCGCCATTTCCGACGCGCAGCAAGCCGTGAACGCGCTGCAAAAGGGCGAGATCGACTATATCGAGCAGCCCAGCCACGATCTCCTGGGCGGCTTGAAGAAAGATACCAACATCGCAATCGTCGAGGTGCCGCAGATCAAGGCGCAGTACGTCTTCCGTCCGAACCACCTGCACAAGCCGTTCGACAATCCGAAGGTCCGTCAGGCCTTGTGGTACGCCTTCAATCAGGAAGACTTCCTGATGGCGACCATCGGTGACGAGAACTACATCAAGTCGTGCAAGGCGCTGTTTGTCTGCGACACCGCGTTCGGGACGACCAAGGGAACGGACGCCATTCTTACCTCGAACGCCAAGAAAGCGCAGGAACTCCTGAAGGAAGCGGGCTATGACGGCACGCCCGTGTTGCTGATGCACTCCACCGACCTGAAGGTTCTGACCAACCTCGCGCCGGTGGCGAAATCACTGATGGAAAAAGCCGGCTTCAAGGTCGACATGCAGTCCATGGACTGGCAGACCCTGGTTGCGCGCCGCGCCAAGAAGGATCCGCCGAGCGCCGGTGGCTGGAATGCCTTCCTGACGGCCTGGATCACGGCCGACGTGATGAACCCGGTTTCCGCCGCCTATGTGAATTCAGGGTGCGACAAGGCATCGTTCGGATGGCCCTGCGACCCGGAGATGGAGAAGCTGCGCGACGAATTTGCGCGCTCAACCGATCTGGCGAAGCAGAAGGAGATCGCGGAAGCGGTCCAGAAGCGCAACATCGAGATCACGGCCATGATCCCGGTCGGCGAGTACATTACACCGATTGCTGTTCGCAAGAACGTCAAGGGGCTCTTGATGGCGCCGGTCCCGGTGCATTGGAACATCGAAGTCACGAAGTGA
- a CDS encoding ABC transporter permease encodes MYGYFFRRLLGTVPVILVVAVFIFLMLRLTPSDPAAVIAGDNATTEQVAQIRSQLGLDRPMIEQFFIWSARVLTGDFGESFFFKKTVAALIGERIEPTLSLALFTILIAVVVAVPLGVLAAHRHGSWIDRMVMGFSVLGFSVPVFVVGYLLIYLFAVYLNWLPVQGYQRISEGVGGWVQRLILPSVTLSVIYIALIARMTRTSVLEVLSEDYIRTARAKGQIERKVLFRHALRNAAVPIVTVIGLGVALLIGGVVVTESVFTIPGLGRLTVDAVLARDYPTIQAVILLFSFVYVMINLAVDMIYTVLDPRIRY; translated from the coding sequence ATGTATGGCTACTTCTTCCGGCGATTGCTCGGCACGGTCCCCGTGATACTGGTGGTCGCGGTCTTCATCTTCCTGATGCTGCGGCTGACCCCGTCCGACCCGGCGGCAGTCATCGCCGGCGACAATGCCACCACCGAACAGGTGGCGCAGATCCGCAGCCAGCTCGGCCTCGACCGGCCGATGATCGAGCAATTCTTCATCTGGTCCGCCAGGGTGCTGACCGGCGATTTCGGCGAGAGCTTCTTCTTCAAGAAGACCGTAGCCGCGCTGATCGGCGAACGCATCGAGCCAACCCTGTCGCTCGCCTTGTTCACGATCCTGATCGCGGTGGTTGTCGCCGTTCCGCTCGGCGTGCTGGCGGCGCACCGGCACGGTTCGTGGATTGATCGCATGGTGATGGGCTTTTCGGTGCTCGGATTTTCCGTGCCCGTGTTCGTGGTCGGCTATCTCCTGATCTATCTGTTCGCGGTCTATTTGAACTGGCTGCCGGTGCAGGGCTATCAGCGAATCTCGGAGGGGGTTGGCGGCTGGGTGCAACGGTTGATCCTGCCGTCGGTGACCTTGTCGGTGATTTATATCGCGCTGATCGCGCGTATGACGCGCACCAGCGTGCTGGAAGTGCTGTCGGAAGATTACATCCGCACCGCGAGAGCCAAGGGACAGATCGAGCGAAAGGTGCTGTTCCGCCATGCGCTACGCAACGCGGCAGTACCGATCGTCACGGTGATCGGCCTCGGCGTGGCACTCCTGATCGGCGGCGTCGTCGTTACCGAAAGCGTGTTCACGATCCCCGGCCTTGGCAGGCTGACGGTGGACGCGGTGCTGGCGCGCGACTACCCGACGATCCAGGCCGTCATTCTGCTGTTTTCATTCGTCTACGTCATGATCAACCTGGCGGTTGATATGATCTATACCGTTCTCGATCCCAGGATCCGCTACTGA
- a CDS encoding M81 family metallopeptidase produces MTRIAVGAFLHETNTFAPTKATYEDFVHGGGWPAMAHGADVLKVMRNINVGLAGFVEAAEANGWELVPTISAAAVPSAHVTNDAFERIMKEMVDGIAAAGSIDAVYLDLHGAMVTEHYDDGEGETLARVRKVIGKDLPLVVSLDLHANVSPEMMEHADALIAYRTYPHIDMADTGRACARHLALMLKTKARFAKAFRQLPFLIPISWQCTNDQPTKGIYQNLAALESDAVPTLSFAPGFPAADFRDCGPSVFAYGRTQADADAAADKLVALVESHEDDFDGRIYSPDDGVRLAMELAKSASKPIVIADTQDNPGAGGDSDTTGMLRALVRNKASGATGVINDPESASAAHAAGVGATVTLSLGGKSGISGDAPYRETFVVEKLSDGKFVAAGPYYRGRDMDMGPSACLRIGDVRVVVGSHKAQLADQSMYRYVGIEPTEQKILVNKSSVHFRADFEPIAEKLLICAAPGAMPADTATLPWTRLRPGIRIKPNGPAFTPSVQSRSTSPVTG; encoded by the coding sequence ATGACCCGCATCGCCGTTGGCGCCTTTCTGCACGAGACCAACACCTTCGCGCCAACCAAGGCGACCTATGAGGATTTCGTCCATGGCGGGGGCTGGCCGGCGATGGCGCACGGCGCCGACGTGCTCAAGGTCATGCGCAACATCAATGTCGGCCTTGCCGGCTTCGTCGAGGCGGCCGAAGCCAATGGCTGGGAGCTGGTCCCGACGATCTCGGCGGCTGCGGTCCCATCGGCGCATGTCACCAACGATGCCTTCGAACGCATCATGAAGGAGATGGTCGACGGCATCGCTGCGGCAGGATCCATCGATGCCGTCTATCTCGATCTGCACGGCGCCATGGTAACCGAACATTACGACGACGGCGAAGGCGAAACGCTTGCCCGCGTGCGCAAGGTGATCGGCAAGGACCTGCCGCTGGTCGTGAGCCTCGACCTCCATGCCAACGTCTCGCCCGAGATGATGGAGCATGCCGATGCACTCATTGCCTACCGCACCTATCCCCACATCGACATGGCCGACACCGGCCGCGCCTGTGCAAGACACCTGGCGCTGATGCTGAAGACGAAAGCACGTTTTGCAAAAGCGTTCCGGCAATTGCCGTTCCTGATCCCGATCTCCTGGCAATGCACCAACGACCAGCCGACCAAGGGCATCTATCAGAATCTTGCGGCCCTGGAGAGTGACGCAGTGCCGACCCTGTCGTTCGCGCCGGGTTTCCCGGCGGCGGACTTCAGGGATTGCGGGCCGAGCGTGTTTGCCTACGGCCGGACGCAGGCCGATGCGGATGCCGCAGCCGACAAACTGGTGGCGCTGGTCGAGAGCCACGAGGACGATTTCGACGGCCGCATCTATTCGCCCGACGACGGCGTGCGCCTCGCGATGGAACTGGCGAAATCGGCAAGCAAGCCGATCGTCATCGCCGACACCCAGGACAATCCCGGCGCCGGCGGCGATTCCGACACCACGGGCATGCTGCGCGCGCTGGTGCGCAACAAGGCCTCCGGTGCCACCGGCGTGATCAACGATCCGGAGTCGGCTAGCGCTGCGCATGCGGCCGGCGTCGGCGCCACGGTTACGCTTTCGCTTGGCGGCAAGTCGGGCATATCAGGCGACGCGCCATACAGGGAAACTTTCGTCGTCGAAAAACTGTCCGACGGCAAATTCGTGGCGGCCGGCCCCTATTATCGCGGACGCGACATGGATATGGGGCCGTCGGCCTGCCTGCGCATCGGCGACGTCCGCGTGGTCGTCGGCTCCCACAAGGCGCAACTCGCGGACCAGTCGATGTACCGCTATGTCGGCATCGAGCCGACCGAACAGAAAATCCTGGTCAACAAGAGCTCGGTGCATTTCCGCGCCGATTTCGAACCGATCGCTGAAAAGCTTTTAATCTGCGCCGCGCCCGGCGCGATGCCGGCCGATACGGCGACATTACCCTGGACGCGGCTGCGTCCGGGCATCCGCATCAAGCCGAACGGCCCCGCCTTCACCCCATCCGTTCAATCTCGCTCAACATCTCCAGTCACGGGATAA
- a CDS encoding M20 aminoacylase family protein, with product MPTIDRIDGYAEELTAIRRDLHAHPEVGFEEVRTSGIVAEKLKGWGIEVHRGLGGTGVIGVLKGNGNGGKRIGLRADMDALPMEENTNLKWRSTIPGRFHGCGHDGHTTMLLGTARYLAETKNFDGTVHFIFQPAEEGLGGARAMIKDGLFQKFPCDEVYGLHNAPDLNHGEIAILPGPAMAGADFFDITIQGYGAHGAMPERSKDAVVIATTLAQALQTIVSRNVDPLKAAVLSITQIHAGSAYNVIPGDAKLCGTVRAFDDGVRALIRERMRAISAGIAATFQCEISVDIRDGFSVLVNEEEQSRVVEAVAKTVVDPANVLTRATPKMGSEDFADMMQVVPGAYFWIGHDGSVPVHNPGYVLDDKILPIGASMFARIIETRLPVGSHA from the coding sequence ATGCCCACCATCGACCGCATCGACGGCTATGCCGAAGAACTCACCGCCATCAGACGCGATCTGCACGCCCATCCCGAGGTCGGCTTCGAGGAAGTGCGCACGTCCGGCATCGTCGCGGAGAAGCTGAAGGGATGGGGCATCGAGGTGCATCGCGGCCTCGGCGGCACCGGCGTGATCGGCGTGCTCAAGGGCAATGGCAATGGCGGCAAGCGCATCGGCTTGCGCGCCGACATGGACGCACTGCCGATGGAAGAGAACACCAACCTGAAATGGCGCTCGACGATTCCCGGCCGCTTCCACGGCTGCGGCCATGACGGCCACACCACGATGCTGCTCGGCACCGCGCGCTATCTGGCCGAGACCAAGAATTTCGACGGCACCGTGCATTTCATCTTCCAGCCCGCCGAGGAAGGCCTTGGCGGCGCCCGCGCCATGATCAAGGACGGCCTGTTCCAGAAATTTCCCTGCGACGAGGTCTACGGCCTGCACAACGCGCCGGACCTGAACCACGGCGAGATCGCGATCCTGCCGGGACCGGCGATGGCCGGCGCCGATTTCTTCGACATCACCATCCAGGGCTACGGAGCGCATGGCGCGATGCCGGAACGCTCCAAGGACGCGGTGGTGATCGCGACCACGCTGGCTCAGGCGCTGCAGACCATCGTCAGCCGCAACGTCGATCCCTTGAAGGCGGCGGTGCTGTCGATCACCCAGATTCACGCGGGCTCCGCCTACAATGTAATCCCCGGCGACGCCAAACTGTGCGGCACGGTGCGCGCGTTCGACGACGGCGTGCGCGCGCTGATCCGTGAGCGCATGCGCGCGATCAGCGCCGGCATTGCCGCGACCTTCCAGTGCGAAATATCCGTCGATATCCGCGATGGTTTCAGCGTCCTCGTCAACGAGGAAGAACAGTCCAGGGTGGTCGAGGCCGTGGCGAAGACCGTGGTCGATCCGGCCAATGTGTTGACGCGCGCGACGCCCAAGATGGGCAGCGAGGATTTCGCCGACATGATGCAGGTGGTGCCCGGCGCCTATTTCTGGATCGGCCATGACGGCTCGGTGCCGGTGCACAATCCCGGCTACGTGCTCGACGACAAGATCCTGCCGATCGGCGCCAGCATGTTCGCCCGCATCATCGAAACCCGTTTGCCGGTAGGTTCGCATGCATAA
- a CDS encoding amidase codes for MHKPAAEEEITSLHDLSAVDLTAGYRAKQFSPSEVLEEVIEHVAAWEPHIRALYLFDPDGARAAAKASTDRWQRGEPTGTLDGIPVTIKDNIATKGQPIPLGAASVKLIPAEKDAPPAARLRESGAIIFSKTTMPDYGMLSSGLSSFHPLTRNPWDLAKNPGGSSSGAGAAGAAGYGPLHLGTDIGGSVRLPACWCGLVALKPSFGRVPVDPPYVGRVAGPMTRTVDDAALMMCVLAKPDRRDGMSLPADSSIHWKTLDKSPRKLRIGLMLDAGTGQPLESEVRSVAVNAAKALESAGAVVTEIDGILTREMLDGLDNFFRARMWDDLSKLSPEERGKALPYIHTWAEAGARLSGVDVIRGFNATMAIRAAAAKLFHDLDYVISPVSPVVNFPAEFAAPINDPDKPFEHIAYTVPWNMSENPAISINGGYDAKGFPIGVQIVGRRFDDLGVLGMAKAFEGLRGPQRPWPSPPKK; via the coding sequence ATGCATAAACCAGCCGCCGAAGAAGAGATCACCTCGCTGCATGACCTTTCCGCCGTCGACCTGACCGCCGGCTATCGCGCCAAGCAGTTCTCGCCATCGGAAGTGCTGGAGGAAGTGATTGAGCATGTCGCGGCGTGGGAGCCGCATATCAGGGCGCTCTATTTGTTCGATCCCGACGGCGCGCGCGCTGCCGCGAAGGCTTCGACCGATCGCTGGCAGAGGGGTGAACCGACCGGCACGCTCGACGGCATTCCGGTCACCATCAAGGACAATATAGCCACCAAAGGCCAGCCGATCCCGCTCGGCGCTGCCAGCGTCAAGCTAATACCGGCGGAGAAAGATGCGCCGCCCGCCGCGCGGTTGCGTGAATCCGGCGCGATCATCTTCTCCAAGACCACGATGCCTGATTACGGCATGCTGTCGTCGGGCCTCTCCAGTTTCCATCCGCTCACCCGCAATCCCTGGGACCTGGCCAAGAATCCCGGCGGCTCCTCCTCCGGCGCCGGCGCGGCAGGCGCTGCCGGCTACGGCCCGCTGCATCTCGGTACCGACATCGGCGGCTCGGTGCGGCTGCCGGCCTGCTGGTGCGGCCTCGTCGCACTGAAGCCGAGTTTTGGGCGCGTTCCGGTCGATCCGCCCTATGTCGGACGTGTCGCCGGGCCGATGACCCGTACCGTCGACGACGCAGCGCTGATGATGTGCGTGTTGGCGAAACCGGATCGCCGCGACGGCATGAGCCTGCCGGCGGACAGCAGCATTCACTGGAAGACACTCGATAAATCACCGCGCAAGCTGCGCATCGGCCTGATGCTCGATGCCGGTACCGGCCAGCCGCTGGAAAGCGAAGTGCGAAGCGTTGCCGTCAACGCCGCCAAGGCGCTCGAATCCGCAGGCGCTGTCGTGACCGAGATCGACGGCATCCTGACGCGCGAGATGCTCGATGGGCTCGACAATTTCTTTCGGGCGCGGATGTGGGACGATCTCTCAAAACTTTCGCCCGAGGAACGCGGCAAGGCGCTGCCTTACATCCACACGTGGGCGGAAGCCGGCGCAAGACTTTCCGGCGTCGATGTCATCAGGGGATTCAATGCGACGATGGCAATCCGCGCCGCTGCCGCAAAGCTGTTCCACGACCTCGACTATGTGATTTCGCCGGTGTCGCCGGTGGTGAACTTCCCGGCCGAGTTCGCCGCGCCGATCAACGATCCGGACAAGCCGTTCGAGCACATTGCCTATACCGTGCCTTGGAATATGTCTGAAAATCCCGCGATCTCGATCAACGGCGGTTACGACGCCAAGGGTTTCCCGATCGGCGTGCAGATCGTCGGCCGCCGCTTCGACGATCTCGGCGTGCTCGGCATGGCCAAGGCGTTCGAAGGCCTGCGCGGCCCGCAGCGGCCGTGGCCGTCGCCGCCGAAGAAGTGA
- a CDS encoding M20/M25/M40 family metallo-hydrolase, giving the protein MNPANLPFDSETMLQGLRAWVECESPTWDSRAVDRMLDLAAREMAIMGATIERIAGRQGFAGCVRARFPHPKQGEPGILIAGHLDTVHPVGTLEKLAWRREGNKCYGPGIFDMKGGNYLTLEAIRQLARAAFTTPLPITVLFTPDEEVGTPSTRDIIEAEAARNKYVLVPEPGRTNNGVVTGRYAIARFNLEAVGKPSHAGATLSAGRSAIREMARQIITIDGMTTEDCTFSVGIVHGGQWVNCVATTCTGEALSMAKRQADLDRGVERMLALSGSSNDVTFKVTRGVTRPVWEPDAGTMALYEQARNVARQMGVELPHGSAGGGSDGNFTGAMGIPTLDGLGVRGADAHTLNEHIEVDSLAERGRLMAGLLATLT; this is encoded by the coding sequence ATGAATCCTGCCAACCTTCCCTTCGATTCCGAGACCATGCTGCAGGGTTTGCGGGCCTGGGTGGAATGCGAAAGCCCCACCTGGGATTCGCGTGCGGTCGATCGCATGCTCGATCTTGCGGCGCGCGAAATGGCCATCATGGGTGCGACCATCGAACGCATCGCCGGACGGCAGGGTTTTGCCGGCTGCGTCCGCGCGCGCTTCCCTCACCCGAAGCAGGGCGAGCCCGGCATTCTGATCGCGGGTCATCTCGATACCGTCCATCCCGTCGGCACGCTGGAAAAGCTGGCGTGGCGGCGCGAAGGCAACAAATGCTACGGCCCGGGCATCTTCGACATGAAGGGCGGCAACTACCTCACCCTCGAAGCCATCCGGCAACTGGCCCGCGCCGCGTTCACGACGCCGCTGCCGATCACCGTGCTGTTCACGCCGGACGAAGAGGTCGGCACGCCGTCGACCCGCGACATCATCGAGGCCGAAGCCGCCCGCAACAAATATGTGCTGGTGCCGGAGCCCGGCCGCACGAACAACGGCGTGGTGACCGGGCGATATGCCATTGCCCGCTTCAATCTCGAAGCGGTCGGCAAGCCGAGCCATGCCGGCGCCACGCTCTCTGCCGGCCGTTCCGCGATCCGCGAAATGGCACGCCAGATTATCACTATCGACGGCATGACGACCGAAGATTGCACCTTCTCGGTCGGCATCGTGCATGGCGGCCAATGGGTCAATTGCGTCGCCACCACCTGCACCGGCGAGGCGCTCAGCATGGCCAAGCGACAGGCCGACCTCGATCGCGGCGTCGAACGGATGCTCGCGCTTTCCGGGAGCAGCAATGATGTCACGTTCAAGGTCACCCGCGGTGTGACCCGGCCGGTGTGGGAACCGGATGCCGGCACGATGGCGCTCTACGAGCAGGCCCGCAACGTGGCCCGGCAAATGGGCGTCGAACTCCCGCATGGCAGCGCCGGTGGCGGCTCCGACGGTAATTTTACGGGCGCGATGGGCATCCCCACCCTCGACGGCTTGGGTGTTCGCGGCGCCGACGCTCACACGCTTAACGAACATATCGAGGTCGACAGCCTCGCCGAGCGTGGCCGTTTGATGGCCGGATTGCTGGCGACGCTGACGTGA
- a CDS encoding ABC transporter ATP-binding protein — MSNAVLEVSNLSVAINGGDRTHAVQGINLTVGADEIVCVVGESGSGKSVTAQAVMGLLPKGAMQVESGSVRLQGDQLLTKSDAELRAIRGTRMAMVFQEPMTALNPVERVGDQIREVLEIHTSLDQKEQRARVLEIMRAVHLPDPEQMIDAYPHQLSGGQRQRIMIAAALVLDPALLIADEPTTALDVTTQAQILKLVREMQGRKKTGVLFITHDFGVVSEIADRVVVMQMGRIVEQGPCEELLRNPREDYTKMLLGAVPSMTPPKRSPVTGPVVLETENLFKTYGKRSLFQPKARVVAAVKDVSLTIRRGETLGIVGESGSGKSTVARCVARLVDTSAGGIKIDGVNIAAMREAKFRPMRRRIQFIFQDPYRSLNPRRTVGEAIIEGPMNFGLSRKEALQRARDLMAVVHLPPAAIDRFPHQFSGGQRQRICIARALAMEPELLIGDEPVSALDVSVQDQVLKLLDEVRRKFDLAVLFITHDLRVAAQVCDRIAVMQRGVIVEQGATADVFAAPQHEYTKALFDAAPGRNQEFAASA, encoded by the coding sequence GTGAGCAACGCTGTCCTCGAAGTCTCGAATCTTTCCGTCGCCATCAACGGAGGCGACAGGACGCATGCCGTGCAGGGCATCAACCTGACTGTCGGTGCTGACGAGATCGTCTGCGTGGTCGGCGAATCCGGCTCGGGCAAATCAGTGACGGCGCAGGCCGTGATGGGCCTGCTGCCGAAAGGCGCGATGCAGGTCGAGAGCGGCTCGGTCCGGCTGCAGGGCGATCAACTGCTCACCAAGTCCGACGCCGAGCTGCGCGCGATCCGCGGCACCCGCATGGCCATGGTATTTCAGGAGCCGATGACCGCGCTCAATCCGGTCGAGCGGGTTGGCGACCAGATCCGCGAAGTGCTGGAGATCCACACCAGCCTCGACCAGAAAGAGCAGCGCGCGCGTGTGCTCGAGATCATGCGCGCGGTGCATCTGCCCGATCCCGAACAGATGATCGACGCCTATCCGCATCAGCTCTCCGGCGGTCAGCGCCAGCGGATCATGATCGCGGCGGCGCTGGTGCTCGACCCCGCGCTGCTGATTGCCGACGAGCCGACCACCGCGCTCGACGTCACCACGCAGGCGCAGATCCTCAAGCTCGTGCGGGAAATGCAGGGCCGCAAGAAAACCGGCGTGCTGTTCATCACTCATGATTTCGGCGTCGTCTCCGAGATCGCCGACCGTGTCGTGGTGATGCAGATGGGCCGGATCGTGGAGCAGGGCCCCTGCGAGGAGCTGCTGCGGAATCCGCGCGAGGATTATACCAAGATGCTATTGGGCGCGGTGCCGAGCATGACGCCGCCAAAGCGATCGCCGGTGACCGGACCGGTGGTTCTGGAGACCGAAAATCTTTTCAAGACCTATGGCAAGCGCTCGCTGTTCCAGCCGAAGGCGCGCGTGGTCGCCGCGGTCAAGGACGTCTCGCTGACGATCCGGCGCGGCGAAACGCTGGGCATTGTCGGTGAGTCCGGCTCCGGCAAATCGACGGTGGCGCGCTGCGTCGCGCGGCTGGTCGATACGTCAGCCGGCGGCATCAAGATCGACGGCGTCAATATCGCAGCGATGCGGGAAGCAAAATTCCGTCCGATGCGCCGGCGCATTCAGTTCATCTTCCAAGACCCGTATCGATCGCTCAATCCGCGCCGCACGGTCGGCGAGGCGATCATTGAGGGGCCGATGAATTTTGGCCTCAGCCGCAAGGAGGCGCTGCAGCGGGCACGAGACCTGATGGCGGTGGTGCATCTGCCGCCGGCCGCGATCGATCGCTTCCCGCATCAGTTCTCCGGCGGCCAGCGCCAGCGGATCTGCATCGCGCGGGCTTTGGCGATGGAGCCTGAATTGCTGATCGGCGACGAGCCGGTATCGGCGCTCGACGTCTCCGTGCAGGATCAGGTGCTGAAGCTTCTGGATGAAGTGCGCCGCAAGTTCGATCTGGCGGTGCTGTTCATCACGCATGATCTACGCGTGGCCGCCCAGGTCTGTGACCGGATCGCGGTCATGCAGCGCGGGGTGATTGTCGAGCAGGGCGCCACGGCAGACGTTTTTGCCGCGCCCCAGCACGAATACACCAAGGCGCTGTTCGACGCCGCTCCGGGCCGGAATCAGGAATTCGCCGCTAGCGCCTGA
- a CDS encoding ABC transporter permease, which translates to MADATILEPVLPASPGKPAAYRKLLRNPSVVFGAAVIAIVLLMGLLAPWIGTIDPTAISPIARNKVPGAEITMRTDTGERIKMIAKFGTDSLGRDVYSRVVYGARVSLFVGITVALISVACGLFIGLLAGFFRILDAVIMRIMDGLMAIPAILLAIAMVSLFRSSVWTVIIAITVPQIPGVVRLVRSIVLSVREEPYVEAAVTLGTSTPKLLWRHVLPNTIAPMIVQGTFICASAILIEAILSFLGIGVPPEVPTWGNIMAEGRQVFSLYPHNIIYPGVCLAFTILAVNVLGDGLRDTLDPKMAKRV; encoded by the coding sequence ATGGCCGACGCGACGATCCTCGAACCCGTACTGCCGGCGAGCCCAGGCAAGCCGGCTGCGTATCGTAAACTACTGCGTAACCCGAGCGTGGTTTTCGGCGCCGCCGTCATTGCGATCGTTTTGCTGATGGGACTATTGGCGCCCTGGATCGGAACCATCGATCCGACGGCGATCAGCCCGATCGCACGAAACAAGGTTCCCGGCGCGGAAATCACGATGCGGACGGATACCGGCGAACGCATCAAGATGATCGCCAAGTTCGGCACGGACAGCCTGGGACGTGACGTCTACAGCCGCGTGGTCTATGGCGCGCGCGTCTCGCTCTTCGTCGGCATTACGGTGGCGCTGATCAGCGTCGCCTGTGGCCTGTTCATCGGTCTGCTCGCCGGCTTCTTCCGCATTCTCGACGCCGTCATCATGCGGATCATGGACGGCCTGATGGCGATCCCGGCGATCCTGCTGGCGATCGCCATGGTGTCGCTGTTCCGCTCCAGTGTGTGGACGGTGATTATCGCGATCACCGTTCCGCAGATTCCCGGCGTGGTCCGGCTGGTGCGCTCGATCGTGCTCAGCGTGCGCGAGGAGCCCTATGTCGAGGCGGCGGTGACGCTCGGCACTTCGACGCCGAAATTGTTGTGGCGGCATGTGCTGCCCAACACGATCGCGCCCATGATCGTGCAGGGCACCTTCATCTGCGCCTCGGCCATTCTCATCGAGGCCATCCTGTCGTTCCTCGGCATCGGCGTGCCGCCGGAGGTGCCGACCTGGGGCAACATCATGGCCGAGGGCCGGCAGGTCTTCAGCCTGTATCCGCACAACATCATCTATCCCGGCGTGTGCCTTGCGTTCACGATCCTTGCCGTCAACGTTCTCGGCGACGGCTTGCGCGATACGCTCGATCCCAAAATGGCGAAGCGGGTGTGA